From the Hevea brasiliensis isolate MT/VB/25A 57/8 chromosome 15, ASM3005281v1, whole genome shotgun sequence genome, one window contains:
- the LOC110657446 gene encoding protein LOL1 isoform X1, which yields MPVPLAPYPTPPAPYTQPANGAQSQLVCSGCRNLLLYPVGATSVCCAVCNAVTAVPPPGTEMAQLVCGGCHTLLMYIRGATSVQCSCCHTINLALEANQVAHVNCGNCRMLLMYQYGARSVKCAVCNFVTSVGASTSTTEQKFNI from the exons ATGCCAGTTCCTCTTGCTCCTTATCCAACGCCTCCAGCACCTTACACTCAACCTGCCAATG GTGCACAGAGCCAGCTTGTTTGTTCTGGATGTCGAAATCTTTTACTCTACCCAGTTGGAGCAACCTCTGTGTGCTGCGCCGTATGCAATGCAGTCACAGCTGTGCCACCTCCAG GTACAGAAATGGCACAGTTGGTTTGTGGAGGCTGCCACACCTTACTCATGTACATTCGTGGAGCAACTAGTGTACAATGTTCTTGTTGTCACACCATCAATCTAGCGTTGGAAG CGAATCAAGTGGCACACGTCAATTGTGGGAACTGCAGAATGCTATTGATGTACCAATACGGGGCACGATCAGTGAAATGTGCTGTTTGCAATTTTGTGACATCAGTTGGG GCATCAACAAGCACTACTGAACAGAAGTTCAACATCTGA
- the LOC110657446 gene encoding protein LOL1 isoform X2, with protein MPVPLAPYPTPPAPYTQPANGAQSQLVCSGCRNLLLYPVGATSVCCAVCNAVTAVPPPGTEMAQLVCGGCHTLLMYIRGATSVQCSCCHTINLALEANQVAHVNCGNCRMLLMYQYGARSVKCAVCNFVTSVGASINKHY; from the exons ATGCCAGTTCCTCTTGCTCCTTATCCAACGCCTCCAGCACCTTACACTCAACCTGCCAATG GTGCACAGAGCCAGCTTGTTTGTTCTGGATGTCGAAATCTTTTACTCTACCCAGTTGGAGCAACCTCTGTGTGCTGCGCCGTATGCAATGCAGTCACAGCTGTGCCACCTCCAG GTACAGAAATGGCACAGTTGGTTTGTGGAGGCTGCCACACCTTACTCATGTACATTCGTGGAGCAACTAGTGTACAATGTTCTTGTTGTCACACCATCAATCTAGCGTTGGAAG CGAATCAAGTGGCACACGTCAATTGTGGGAACTGCAGAATGCTATTGATGTACCAATACGGGGCACGATCAGTGAAATGTGCTGTTTGCAATTTTGTGACATCAGTTGGGGCAA GCATCAACAAGCACTACTGA
- the LOC110657446 gene encoding protein LOL1 isoform X4, translating into MPVPLAPYPTPPAPYTQPANGAQSQLVCSGCRNLLLYPVGATSVCCAVCNAVTAVPPPGTEMAQLVCGGCHTLLMYIRGATSVQCSCCHTINLALEGINKHY; encoded by the exons ATGCCAGTTCCTCTTGCTCCTTATCCAACGCCTCCAGCACCTTACACTCAACCTGCCAATG GTGCACAGAGCCAGCTTGTTTGTTCTGGATGTCGAAATCTTTTACTCTACCCAGTTGGAGCAACCTCTGTGTGCTGCGCCGTATGCAATGCAGTCACAGCTGTGCCACCTCCAG GTACAGAAATGGCACAGTTGGTTTGTGGAGGCTGCCACACCTTACTCATGTACATTCGTGGAGCAACTAGTGTACAATGTTCTTGTTGTCACACCATCAATCTAGCGTTGGAAG GCATCAACAAGCACTACTGA
- the LOC110657446 gene encoding protein LOL1 isoform X3, whose protein sequence is MSQLVCSGCRNLLLYPVGATSVCCAVCNAVTAVPPPGTEMAQLVCGGCHTLLMYIRGATSVQCSCCHTINLALEANQVAHVNCGNCRMLLMYQYGARSVKCAVCNFVTSVGASTSTTEQKFNI, encoded by the exons ATG AGCCAGCTTGTTTGTTCTGGATGTCGAAATCTTTTACTCTACCCAGTTGGAGCAACCTCTGTGTGCTGCGCCGTATGCAATGCAGTCACAGCTGTGCCACCTCCAG GTACAGAAATGGCACAGTTGGTTTGTGGAGGCTGCCACACCTTACTCATGTACATTCGTGGAGCAACTAGTGTACAATGTTCTTGTTGTCACACCATCAATCTAGCGTTGGAAG CGAATCAAGTGGCACACGTCAATTGTGGGAACTGCAGAATGCTATTGATGTACCAATACGGGGCACGATCAGTGAAATGTGCTGTTTGCAATTTTGTGACATCAGTTGGG GCATCAACAAGCACTACTGAACAGAAGTTCAACATCTGA